A section of the Parasteatoda tepidariorum isolate YZ-2023 chromosome 6, CAS_Ptep_4.0, whole genome shotgun sequence genome encodes:
- the LOC107456937 gene encoding uncharacterized protein produces MKFFALLVLECLSLLCQIQCQYFDPRYFLPYANPPPVAFYRRNSMTHDRETIGSSGGAPIKLFHNRQAPFGNTNSPIRSWLPRSSPKYNFYNNMPVLSRNVLPEFQRVDSIEQSNIRRPINSTSNSQLPNIIKLLFKTQSGVNFRPKIISLGLGIGLGATLGTSLVRELNGHK; encoded by the exons tTTGCACTACTTGTACTGGAGTGTTTAAGCCTTCTTTGCCAAATACAATGTCAATATTTTGACCCgcggtattttttaccatatgCAAATCCACCTCCAGTGGCGTTCTATAGAAGGAACAGTATGACACACGATAGGGAAACCATAGGTTCATCTG gTGGCGCTCCTATCAAACTATTTCATAATCGTCAGGCACCATTTGGGAACACTAATTCACCAATAAGGAGCTGGTTACCAAGATCTAGTCCAAAGTACAATTTTTACAACAACATGCCTGTTTTAAGCAGAAATGTTTTACCTGAATTTCAACGTGTTGACAGCATAGAGCAGTCAAATATAAGAAGACCTATCAACTCTACAAGCAACTCACAACTACCAAATATTATCAAACTATTATTCAAAACACAAAGTGGTGTGAATTTCAGacctaaaataataagtttggGACTAGGAATCGGATTGGGAGCAACGCTGGGTACTTCATTAGTGCGTGAACTAAAtggacataaataa
- the LOC107456935 gene encoding uncharacterized protein, with product MFQYTKIILVSCGLSLLIHSTFVQSQAVSSQSASSLGGLPVGTVSRFGLNGNNQFLTSLGNAKVGTSERQVLPFVPIPWWLTAPNFYYRPRPIAVRPIAARPTIVRPASRPTSGVSGRGSGGSVENNNSLLGLDLGGLLGGLLGGLGGSGGILG from the exons ATGTTTCAATAC acaaaaataattttagtttcgtGTGGATTAAGCTTGCTGATTCATTCCACTTTTGTTCAAAGTCAAGCTGTATCATCACAATCTGCATCTTCTTTGGGTGGTTTACCAGTGGGTACCGTATCAAGGTTTGGTCTAAATGGAAACAATCAGTTCCTTACATCTTTAg GTAATGCAAAAGTTGGTACCTCTGAGCGTCAAGTTCTTCCATTCGTGCCGATCCCTTGGTGGCTAACTGCACCTAACTTTTACTACAGACCAAGACCAATTGCTGTTAGACCTATAGCAGCCCGGCCAACAATTGTTAGGCCAGCTTCCAGGCCAACTTCTGGAGTAAGTGGACGAGGAAGTGGTGGaagtgttgaaaataataacagcCTCTTAGGATTAGATTTAGGAGGATTGCTTGGAGGATTATTAGGTGGACTTGGAGGAAGTGGAGGGATCCTTGGCTAG
- the LOC107456934 gene encoding uncharacterized protein, whose protein sequence is MFQYAKIILVSCGLSLLIHSTFVQSQAVSSQSASSLGGLPVGTVSRFGLNGNNQFLTSLGNAKVGTSERQVLPFVPIPWWLTAPNFYYRPRPIAVRPIASRPTIVRPGSRPTSGVSGRGGGGIVENNNSLLGLDLGGLLGGLLGGVGVGGGIFG, encoded by the exons ATGTTTCAATAC gcaaaaattattttagtttcgtGTGGATTAAGCTTGCTGATTCATTCCACTTTTGTTCAAAGTCAAGCTGTATCATCACAATCTGCATCTTCTTTGGGTGGTTTACCAGTGGGTACCGTATCAAGGTTTGGTCTAAATGGAAACAATCAGTTCCTTACATCTTTAg GTAACGCAAAAGTTGGCACCTCCGAGCGTCAAGTTCTTCCATTCGTGCCAATCCCTTGGTGGCTAACTGCACCTAACTTTTACTACAGACCAAGACCAATTGCTGTTAGACCTATAGCATCCCGGCCAACAATTGTTAGGCCAGGTTCCAGGCCAACCTCTGGAGTAAGTGGACGAGGAGGTGGTGGaatagttgaaaataataacagcCTCTTAGGATTAGATTTAGGAGGATTGCTTGGAGGATTATTAGGTGGAGTTGGAGTAGGAGGAggaatttttggttaa